In Phyllobacterium zundukense, one DNA window encodes the following:
- a CDS encoding putative bifunctional diguanylate cyclase/phosphodiesterase: MFGMRGAINPAVKRRVYAEQMDVALRLAPFTVLVAMCVVFVVAFVFWDLGPRLYLAGVATLVALMTAGSLLACWQWYKVPKVKELSFDAIKYLIIVSSLYGICLASIPLMLFLDADAYHRLLIACTAAGLMATGIGVAVVPLAAIAYSGTIITGSFFALASTGEDFFLFIAILLAFYALFILFTIVHMSNLIVMRTLDQIKVEQQKEVISLLLYDFEENASDWIWETDADLKLQHTSPRLAQIAAKTTKELQGMPFAQLFKIDQSHAEEAVRVGSIWQAIENRTTFRNHILPVNIKGETRWWSLTGKAIFDNAGQFVGYRGVGSDVTAAKQSDDQLSYLARYDVLTDLPNRTLFTDQLGQATKDLEKGLRSFAVFCIDLDEFKTVNDSFGHGIGDQLLKQVAERLRNSSPATYVVARLSGDEFAILARGADQAAATELAEQLVQSISQPFWIDGIQINIHISVGIAIAPTDSVNDIMRCADLALYRTKNEGRNSFRFYEVEMDARIEAKRALAMDLRGALARGEFILHFQPIVSAQSLKTVGFETLLRWKHPVHGFISPTIFIPIAEETGNIIPLGEWIIQEACRIAVSWPQDIHVAINISAIQFRHSDLASIVREALTKNKLKPNRLELEITESVFLEANVAAISLLRQFRAMGVSIALDDFGTGYSSLSYLRKMPFDKIKIDQSFVRDLPHNRGSLAIIRAVMGLGASMGMKITAEGVETREQLACLQKEGCDQVQGFLFSPAEPVEKTFELLAFDRDRYQVAS; encoded by the coding sequence ATGTTCGGAATGCGTGGGGCCATAAACCCGGCGGTCAAGCGCCGTGTTTATGCCGAACAGATGGACGTAGCACTCAGATTGGCGCCTTTTACCGTCCTCGTGGCAATGTGCGTGGTGTTTGTCGTTGCTTTTGTCTTTTGGGATCTCGGGCCGCGCCTCTATCTAGCAGGTGTTGCAACACTGGTTGCCCTCATGACTGCTGGCTCGCTCCTTGCATGCTGGCAATGGTACAAGGTGCCAAAGGTCAAGGAACTCAGTTTCGATGCGATCAAATATCTGATCATCGTTTCGTCGCTCTACGGCATTTGTCTTGCCAGTATTCCCTTGATGCTGTTTCTCGACGCAGACGCTTATCATCGGCTTCTGATCGCCTGTACGGCTGCCGGATTGATGGCGACCGGCATCGGCGTTGCGGTTGTTCCGCTCGCTGCCATCGCCTATTCGGGTACGATCATCACTGGATCGTTCTTTGCCCTTGCCTCGACAGGAGAGGATTTCTTCCTCTTCATAGCCATCCTGCTGGCGTTCTATGCTCTCTTCATTTTGTTCACCATTGTCCACATGAGCAATCTCATTGTCATGCGCACACTGGATCAGATCAAGGTCGAGCAGCAGAAAGAGGTCATCAGCCTTCTGCTGTATGATTTCGAAGAAAATGCCAGCGACTGGATCTGGGAAACCGATGCTGATCTCAAACTTCAGCATACTTCCCCGCGTTTGGCGCAGATTGCCGCGAAGACGACCAAAGAGCTGCAGGGCATGCCCTTCGCGCAACTGTTCAAGATCGATCAGTCACATGCGGAGGAAGCCGTCAGGGTAGGCTCCATCTGGCAAGCCATCGAGAACCGCACCACGTTCCGCAACCACATCCTGCCAGTTAACATCAAGGGTGAAACCCGCTGGTGGTCGCTGACCGGCAAGGCCATCTTTGACAATGCCGGCCAGTTCGTCGGTTACCGTGGTGTTGGCTCGGATGTGACGGCAGCGAAGCAGTCGGACGACCAGCTGTCCTATCTTGCCCGCTATGACGTGCTGACCGACCTGCCAAACCGCACGCTGTTCACTGACCAGCTCGGCCAAGCGACCAAGGATCTTGAGAAGGGCCTTCGCAGCTTTGCTGTCTTCTGTATCGATCTTGATGAGTTCAAGACGGTCAACGACAGCTTTGGTCACGGGATCGGCGACCAATTGCTCAAACAAGTGGCGGAGCGCCTTCGGAATTCTTCCCCCGCAACTTACGTCGTTGCCCGCCTGTCTGGCGACGAATTTGCAATTCTGGCGCGCGGTGCCGACCAGGCTGCTGCGACAGAACTCGCTGAGCAATTGGTCCAGAGCATTTCGCAGCCATTCTGGATTGACGGCATCCAGATCAACATCCACATCAGTGTCGGCATCGCGATTGCCCCGACCGATAGCGTCAACGACATCATGCGCTGCGCCGATCTCGCCCTCTATCGCACCAAGAACGAAGGCCGCAACAGCTTCCGTTTCTACGAAGTCGAAATGGATGCGCGTATCGAGGCCAAACGCGCGCTTGCCATGGATCTGCGCGGCGCATTGGCCCGGGGAGAATTCATCCTGCACTTCCAGCCCATCGTCTCGGCGCAGAGCCTGAAGACAGTCGGCTTCGAGACCCTGCTCCGCTGGAAACATCCAGTGCACGGCTTTATCTCGCCCACGATCTTCATTCCGATCGCCGAGGAAACCGGCAATATCATCCCGCTTGGCGAATGGATCATCCAGGAAGCGTGCCGCATTGCTGTCTCATGGCCGCAAGACATTCATGTTGCGATCAACATATCGGCAATCCAGTTCCGGCACTCCGACCTTGCGTCGATTGTTCGGGAGGCTCTGACCAAGAACAAGCTCAAGCCAAACCGCCTGGAACTCGAAATCACCGAGTCCGTCTTCCTCGAAGCCAACGTCGCGGCGATTTCACTGCTGCGCCAGTTCCGCGCCATGGGCGTCAGCATTGCGCTCGATGATTTCGGTACTGGCTATTCCAGCTTGAGCTACCTGCGCAAAATGCCTTTCGACAAGATCAAGATCGACCAGTCCTTCGTCCGCGATCTTCCCCACAACAGGGGAAGCCTTGCGATTATCCGCGCGGTGATGGGTCTGGGAGCCAGCATGGGCATGAAGATCACCGCCGAGGGTGTCGAGACGCGCGAACAGCTTGCCTGTCTCCAGAAGGAAGGTTGCGATCAGGTCCAGGGCTTCCTTTTCAGTCCTGCCGAGCCTGTCGAGAAAACCTTCGAACTCCTGGCCTTCGACCGCGATCGCTACCAGGTCGCAAGCTAA
- a CDS encoding ArsR/SmtB family transcription factor gives MSDPVRLSIVRQLAREGEATCAALDGGRPKSSMSHHFRVLRESGIVKTRNDGTSRMNELRRSDLESAFPGLLTAILATPG, from the coding sequence TTGAGTGATCCGGTCCGCCTGTCGATCGTCCGCCAGTTGGCGCGTGAGGGCGAGGCAACATGCGCCGCGCTCGACGGCGGACGACCGAAATCCAGCATGTCACATCATTTCCGCGTTTTGCGCGAGTCAGGTATCGTGAAAACCCGAAATGACGGCACGTCTCGCATGAATGAGCTGCGCAGGAGCGATCTCGAATCAGCTTTTCCGGGCCTGCTGACAGCAATTCTTGCTACTCCGGGCTGA
- a CDS encoding NADH:flavin oxidoreductase/NADH oxidase has product MASLFEPFTLKDVTLRNRIAVSPMCQYSAHDGVINDWHRVHLGALARGGAGLLVVEATGVSPEGRITPGCLGLWNDEQAHALAPSVQVIKNAGAVPGIQIGHAGRKASANRPWEGDDHIAADDPRGWETIAPSAIAYGGGLSKVPHEMTKADIDRVKQAFVDSAKRALASGFQWLELHFAHGYLAQSFLSKHSNHRTDEYGGSFENRSRFILETLRAVRAVWPENFPLAARLGVIEFDGNDEATLSEAIELVRQMKANGLDFIDVSMGFSLGKANIPWGPAFLGPIAARVRREAGLPASTSWYISTPQQADGLVRDGSVDLVMLARPLLNDPHWPYKAAKELGVENPAWVLPAPYAHWLDRYRAA; this is encoded by the coding sequence ATGGCCTCTCTCTTCGAACCCTTCACCCTGAAGGACGTGACATTACGCAACCGGATCGCGGTGTCCCCCATGTGCCAGTACTCGGCACATGATGGTGTTATCAATGACTGGCATCGCGTGCATCTTGGTGCGTTGGCGCGTGGCGGGGCAGGCCTGTTGGTTGTCGAGGCAACCGGCGTTTCGCCGGAAGGCCGCATCACTCCCGGTTGCCTGGGCCTGTGGAACGACGAACAGGCTCACGCTTTGGCGCCGTCAGTACAGGTCATCAAGAACGCCGGCGCAGTGCCGGGGATCCAGATCGGCCATGCCGGACGCAAAGCCAGCGCCAATCGGCCGTGGGAAGGTGACGATCACATTGCAGCCGATGATCCGCGCGGCTGGGAGACCATCGCGCCATCGGCCATTGCCTATGGCGGAGGTCTGTCGAAGGTTCCACACGAAATGACCAAGGCTGACATCGATCGCGTCAAGCAGGCATTCGTTGATAGCGCGAAACGCGCGCTTGCAAGCGGCTTTCAATGGCTGGAGCTGCATTTCGCTCACGGCTATCTGGCACAGAGCTTCCTGTCGAAACATTCCAACCATCGTACCGATGAATATGGCGGCAGCTTCGAAAACCGCAGCCGGTTCATTCTCGAGACCTTGCGGGCAGTCCGTGCCGTGTGGCCGGAAAACTTTCCCCTGGCGGCTCGGCTCGGTGTCATCGAATTCGACGGCAATGATGAAGCGACGCTCAGCGAGGCGATCGAACTCGTCAGACAGATGAAGGCAAACGGGCTCGATTTCATCGATGTGAGCATGGGCTTTTCGCTCGGCAAGGCGAACATTCCCTGGGGGCCGGCTTTCCTTGGTCCGATTGCAGCCCGTGTGCGCCGCGAAGCCGGTCTTCCAGCCTCCACATCTTGGTATATCAGCACGCCGCAGCAAGCAGATGGGCTGGTGCGCGACGGCTCGGTCGATCTCGTCATGCTGGCGCGGCCGCTTCTCAATGATCCGCATTGGCCGTACAAGGCTGCCAAGGAGCTTGGCGTTGAAAACCCGGCCTGGGTTCTTCCGGCGCCCTATGCCCATTGGCTCGACCGGTATCGCGCCGCTTAA
- a CDS encoding methionine ABC transporter ATP-binding protein, whose protein sequence is MVAFEGVSKRFAAGRTSAEVVALDDINLIVPRGSVTGIIGRSGAGKSTLIRLVNGLEKPSSGRVLVDGVDVAGLDEKSLRAVRRSIGMIFQHFNLLSSRTAFDNIALPLEIAGVGKQSIEKRVTPLLELVGLSDKRDRYPSELSGGQKQRIGIARALATEPKLLLSDEATSALDPETTRSILALLRTINKELGLTVLLITHEMEVVKTIADHVAVIDGGRIVEQGPTFDVFTGHAHETTRALLGGLAGMHLPEFLTSRMSEQPGPGFRTILRVIFKGEKATEPMLARLGSDLGIEVNILAGAVDEIAGRPFGMLVVSLRADEAKIAQAQQFLSSHGLSSEVVGYVS, encoded by the coding sequence ATGGTTGCATTCGAAGGCGTTTCCAAACGCTTTGCGGCGGGCCGCACCAGCGCGGAAGTGGTGGCGCTGGACGATATCAACCTTATCGTTCCTCGTGGTTCGGTGACAGGTATCATCGGCCGGTCGGGCGCTGGCAAATCCACGCTGATCCGGCTGGTCAACGGGCTGGAGAAGCCAAGCTCAGGACGTGTTCTGGTCGACGGTGTGGATGTTGCCGGCCTGGATGAGAAAAGCCTGCGTGCTGTACGCCGCTCGATCGGAATGATCTTCCAGCATTTCAATCTGCTCTCTTCGCGCACAGCTTTCGACAATATCGCGCTGCCGCTGGAAATTGCAGGCGTTGGCAAACAGTCGATCGAAAAGCGCGTTACGCCGCTGCTCGAACTCGTTGGCCTATCTGACAAGCGCGATCGCTATCCTTCCGAACTTTCCGGCGGGCAAAAACAGCGCATTGGCATTGCCCGTGCACTGGCCACCGAGCCAAAGCTCTTGCTTTCAGATGAGGCGACATCGGCGCTCGATCCGGAAACGACGCGCTCGATCCTTGCCCTGCTCAGGACGATCAACAAGGAGCTGGGTCTGACTGTGCTTCTGATCACCCATGAGATGGAGGTGGTGAAGACCATTGCCGATCATGTGGCGGTGATCGACGGCGGTCGCATTGTCGAGCAGGGACCTACGTTCGACGTCTTTACCGGCCATGCGCATGAGACGACGCGGGCGTTGCTCGGCGGGCTTGCGGGTATGCATCTGCCGGAGTTTTTGACCAGCCGCATGTCGGAACAGCCGGGGCCAGGTTTCCGGACCATTCTCCGCGTCATCTTCAAGGGCGAGAAAGCGACGGAGCCGATGCTTGCCCGGCTTGGCAGCGATCTTGGCATCGAGGTCAATATTCTGGCTGGCGCCGTTGACGAGATCGCCGGGCGTCCCTTCGGAATGCTCGTGGTTTCGCTGCGTGCCGATGAGGCAAAGATCGCGCAAGCGCAGCAGTTTCTCTCTAGTCACGGCTTGTCATCGGAGGTGGTCGGTTATGTCAGCTGA
- a CDS encoding methionine ABC transporter permease, whose amino-acid sequence MSADILALLLKATGQTLYMVAVAGLIGSLFGIPLGVFLATSGRGELFPAPWVNKVLGAIVNATRSTPFIILVVAIIPFTRLVAGTSIGTTAAIVPLTIATIPFVARLVETAIREVDPGLTEAARAMGASPIQIVFKVLLAEARPGIASALTLTVVSLIGYAAMVGAIGGGGLGDLGIRYGYQRFMPDVMAIVVVVLIVLVQLVQSAGDRLARQFDKRSRPR is encoded by the coding sequence ATGTCAGCTGATATTCTCGCGCTTCTTCTGAAAGCTACCGGACAGACGCTCTACATGGTTGCCGTGGCTGGACTTATCGGTTCGCTTTTCGGCATACCGCTCGGTGTGTTCCTGGCAACAAGCGGCCGGGGCGAACTCTTTCCTGCGCCTTGGGTGAACAAGGTGCTCGGCGCCATCGTCAATGCGACGCGCTCGACCCCGTTCATCATCCTGGTCGTGGCTATCATTCCGTTCACGCGCCTTGTCGCCGGAACATCGATAGGCACGACAGCTGCGATCGTGCCATTGACGATCGCGACCATTCCCTTCGTAGCGCGACTGGTGGAGACGGCAATCCGCGAGGTGGATCCCGGTCTTACCGAAGCGGCGCGGGCCATGGGTGCAAGCCCGATCCAGATCGTGTTCAAGGTTCTGCTTGCCGAGGCGCGGCCTGGCATCGCTTCGGCCCTGACCCTGACGGTCGTCAGCCTGATTGGCTATGCGGCCATGGTTGGCGCGATCGGCGGCGGCGGTCTTGGTGACCTTGGCATTCGCTATGGCTACCAGCGCTTCATGCCCGATGTCATGGCCATAGTCGTCGTGGTGCTGATCGTGCTTGTGCAACTCGTGCAGAGCGCCGGCGACAGGCTGGCCCGGCAGTTCGACAAGCGCAGCCGTCCCCGTTGA
- a CDS encoding MetQ/NlpA family ABC transporter substrate-binding protein: protein MKKILVTATLAAILSATGALAETIKIGVTPGEHAQILEKVKEVAKPKGLDIEIFEFSDYVVPNQALNDGELDANSFQHKPYLDNQIADRKFDLVDVAYTVNFPMGVYSKKVKSFDELADGATIAIPNDPTNGGRALLILADKGAIKLKDGVGLKVTTADITENKKNFKFVELDAAQLPRSIDDVDAAAINTNYALEAGLDPMNGTILKEGEKAPYINLIAVRTADKDKPWVKTLIESYHSDPVKQFILDKYKGAAVPSW, encoded by the coding sequence CTGAAGAAAATCCTTGTCACCGCCACATTGGCGGCAATCCTGAGCGCGACCGGCGCCCTGGCCGAAACAATCAAGATCGGTGTCACGCCAGGTGAGCACGCGCAGATCCTGGAAAAGGTCAAGGAAGTTGCCAAGCCCAAGGGACTCGATATCGAGATCTTCGAATTCTCGGACTATGTCGTGCCGAACCAGGCGCTGAATGATGGCGAGCTCGATGCCAATTCCTTTCAGCACAAGCCCTACCTGGACAACCAGATTGCCGACCGCAAGTTCGACCTGGTCGATGTCGCCTACACCGTCAATTTTCCGATGGGCGTCTATTCGAAAAAAGTGAAGAGTTTCGATGAGTTGGCGGATGGAGCTACCATCGCGATTCCGAACGATCCGACCAATGGCGGCCGCGCGTTGCTCATCCTCGCAGACAAAGGTGCAATCAAATTGAAGGATGGCGTTGGCCTCAAGGTCACGACTGCCGACATCACCGAAAACAAGAAGAACTTCAAGTTCGTCGAACTCGATGCCGCGCAGCTGCCACGTTCGATCGACGACGTGGATGCTGCGGCGATCAACACCAATTATGCCCTCGAGGCCGGCCTTGATCCGATGAATGGTACAATCCTCAAGGAAGGCGAGAAGGCTCCGTACATCAACCTGATTGCTGTTCGCACGGCCGACAAGGACAAGCCGTGGGTCAAGACGCTGATCGAATCCTACCATTCGGATCCGGTGAAGCAGTTCATCCTCGACAAGTACAAGGGTGCCGCTGTTCCTAGCTGGTAA
- the ugpC gene encoding sn-glycerol-3-phosphate ABC transporter ATP-binding protein UgpC, with protein MASVELTNVRKVYGSSVEAVKGVNIAIEDGALCVLVGPSGCGKSTLLRMIAGLESITDGTVKIDNAVVNNLGPAERDIAMVFQNYALYPHMKVYDNMAYGLRNRGMPKDQIDKRVKDAAQILELTHLLERRPKELSGGQRQRVAMGRAIVRSPKVFLFDEPLSNLDAKLRGQMRVEIKNLQRQLGVTSVYVTHDQLEAMTLADTLVVMNAGSVEQIGAPLDIYERPASTFVASFIGAPPMNLVHVTADSTGLILKDGTRIGAEGLAVPAAGAVIGFRPEDLEIAAGSETHIGGLLLDIQVLGVEPVGAESYVYGIVGGERVVVRVAGRSISQTGDHLRVIIPKEKLHLFGADGKRV; from the coding sequence ATGGCAAGCGTAGAACTCACCAATGTCCGCAAGGTCTATGGAAGCTCAGTCGAAGCGGTCAAAGGCGTCAACATTGCCATTGAGGATGGCGCGCTTTGCGTGCTCGTTGGTCCTTCCGGCTGCGGGAAATCGACTTTGCTCAGAATGATCGCGGGTCTCGAATCCATTACCGATGGAACGGTCAAGATCGACAATGCGGTGGTCAATAATCTTGGACCGGCCGAGCGCGACATCGCCATGGTGTTCCAGAATTATGCGCTCTACCCGCATATGAAAGTCTACGACAACATGGCCTACGGCCTGCGCAATCGCGGCATGCCAAAAGACCAGATCGACAAGCGCGTGAAAGACGCCGCGCAAATACTTGAATTGACTCACCTTCTGGAGCGCCGCCCTAAGGAACTTTCTGGCGGGCAGCGCCAGCGCGTCGCGATGGGCCGTGCCATTGTCCGAAGCCCGAAAGTGTTTCTCTTCGATGAACCGTTGTCCAATCTCGATGCCAAGCTGCGCGGGCAAATGCGCGTCGAGATCAAGAACCTGCAGCGCCAGCTGGGCGTGACCAGCGTCTACGTGACCCATGATCAGCTCGAGGCGATGACACTGGCAGATACACTTGTCGTGATGAATGCCGGCTCGGTCGAACAGATCGGCGCGCCGCTCGATATCTACGAGAGGCCGGCGAGCACCTTCGTTGCCAGCTTCATCGGTGCCCCGCCAATGAACCTCGTCCATGTCACGGCAGACAGCACCGGGCTCATCCTGAAGGACGGGACACGCATTGGTGCGGAAGGCCTGGCCGTGCCGGCTGCCGGTGCGGTGATCGGCTTTCGTCCAGAAGATCTGGAAATCGCCGCCGGAAGCGAAACGCATATTGGCGGTTTGCTCCTGGACATCCAGGTGCTGGGCGTCGAGCCGGTCGGCGCGGAAAGCTATGTCTACGGCATTGTCGGCGGTGAGCGGGTCGTCGTTCGGGTGGCCGGACGTTCGATTTCACAGACCGGCGACCATTTGCGGGTGATCATCCCGAAGGAAAAGCTGCATCTGTTTGGTGCAGACGGAAAACGGGTTTAG
- the ugpE gene encoding sn-glycerol-3-phosphate ABC transporter permease UgpE produces MIQNNPIGRLVAHIILIIGILVVAFPIYYTFVASTQSLQEIMHPPLSLLPGSHFWENYSAALFGGVGRIGGVGVDRLLFNTVVMALAIAVGKIVISILSAYAIVFFRFPGRMVFFWLIFITLMLPVEVRILPTYKVMVDLGLIDTYTGLTLPLMASATATLLFRQFFMTIPGELVEAARVDGAGPWRFFKDILLPLSKTNIAALFVILFIYGWTQYLWPLLMTNRNDMTTIVIGLRKMISFADADTEWHLVMVTCILAILPPILVVVLMQRWFVRGLVETEK; encoded by the coding sequence ATGATCCAGAACAATCCCATCGGCCGCCTCGTTGCCCATATCATACTGATCATCGGCATTCTGGTCGTGGCTTTCCCGATCTATTACACCTTCGTCGCCTCGACGCAGTCGCTGCAGGAAATAATGCATCCCCCGCTGTCGCTGCTGCCCGGCAGCCATTTCTGGGAGAACTATTCAGCAGCACTCTTCGGCGGTGTCGGCCGTATTGGCGGTGTCGGCGTCGACCGCCTTCTCTTTAACACGGTGGTCATGGCGCTCGCCATTGCCGTCGGCAAGATCGTCATCTCGATCCTGTCGGCCTATGCGATCGTCTTCTTCCGCTTTCCTGGCCGTATGGTTTTCTTCTGGCTGATCTTCATCACGCTGATGCTGCCGGTCGAAGTACGCATCCTGCCAACCTACAAAGTGATGGTCGATCTCGGCCTGATCGATACCTATACGGGGCTAACGCTGCCGCTGATGGCATCGGCCACGGCAACGCTGCTGTTCCGGCAGTTCTTCATGACAATCCCCGGCGAGCTCGTCGAAGCCGCACGCGTCGATGGCGCAGGACCGTGGCGCTTCTTCAAGGACATCCTCCTTCCGCTATCCAAGACCAATATTGCAGCGCTGTTCGTGATCCTCTTCATCTATGGCTGGACCCAGTATCTCTGGCCGCTGCTGATGACCAACCGCAACGACATGACGACGATCGTCATTGGTCTGCGCAAAATGATTTCCTTCGCCGATGCCGATACGGAATGGCATCTGGTGATGGTCACCTGCATTCTCGCCATTCTTCCCCCGATCCTCGTTGTCGTTCTGATGCAACGCTGGTTCGTGCGCGGACTGGTCGAAACGGAGAAATGA
- the ugpA gene encoding sn-glycerol-3-phosphate ABC transporter permease UgpA: protein MASSTRVTFPNKFLPYLLLAPQLAITAIFFYWPASQAIYQSVLREDPFGLSTQFVGLNNFRRVLGDPNYLNSLQVTVIFSIATALIAMVLALLLAVMADKVVRGKGIYRTLLIWPYAVAPAIAGMLWLFLFNPSMGTLAYLVRTAGYNWDPLLNGDQAMVLVVSAAAWKQISYNFLFFVAGLQSIPKSLIEAAAIDGAGETKRFWTIVFPLLAPTTFFLLVVNTVYAFFDTFGIIHAVTGGGPGKATETLVYKVYNDGFVNLILGDSAAQSVILMVIVIGLTAIQFRYVERKVHYG, encoded by the coding sequence AAACAAGTTTTTGCCCTATCTGCTGCTGGCACCGCAGCTCGCCATTACTGCGATTTTCTTTTACTGGCCCGCATCGCAGGCTATCTATCAATCGGTGCTGCGCGAGGACCCCTTCGGGCTGTCGACGCAATTTGTCGGCCTCAACAATTTCAGGCGCGTCCTGGGCGATCCGAACTACCTGAACTCGCTGCAGGTCACGGTGATTTTCTCCATAGCGACAGCACTTATAGCAATGGTGCTCGCTTTGCTCCTCGCAGTCATGGCCGACAAGGTTGTCCGCGGCAAAGGCATCTACCGCACGCTGCTGATCTGGCCCTATGCGGTTGCACCGGCTATCGCCGGCATGCTCTGGCTCTTCCTGTTCAATCCGTCGATGGGTACGCTGGCCTATCTCGTCCGAACGGCAGGATATAATTGGGACCCCCTGCTCAACGGCGATCAGGCCATGGTGCTCGTCGTTTCAGCCGCAGCCTGGAAACAGATCAGCTACAATTTCCTCTTCTTCGTCGCGGGTCTGCAGTCGATTCCCAAATCGCTGATCGAAGCCGCCGCCATCGATGGCGCAGGTGAGACAAAACGTTTCTGGACCATCGTCTTTCCGCTGCTGGCGCCGACAACGTTCTTCCTGCTGGTCGTGAACACGGTCTATGCCTTCTTCGACACGTTCGGCATCATTCACGCGGTCACTGGCGGCGGCCCCGGCAAGGCGACGGAAACGCTGGTCTACAAGGTTTACAATGATGGTTTCGTCAATCTGATCCTTGGCGACTCGGCAGCGCAATCGGTGATCCTGATGGTCATCGTCATCGGCTTGACGGCGATCCAGTTCCGCTATGTCGAGCGCAAAGTCCATTACGGCTGA